TAGTTTGTCGGAAAAAGCGCCCGGGCTGCTGGGGCGTACCACACACAAAAACGTCCTGCCGACCATCGCCGTCGATGTCGCCCACCGCCATGCGCGGCCCGGAATAGGAATACTGCATGGGCAGCAGCAACTGACGGTCAAAATTGTTGGTCGGTTCGATGGTATGGTTGAAGGCCGGGGCCGTGATTTCTTCGAACAGCGGTTTGGCTGCGGTTTGTGTGTTTTCGCGGGGCGCTGATGCCTGCTGATAATCCAGCGTTAAGACCTGATTCGGATTTACCGGATTGAGTGTCTGCTGCTTTCCGTCCGGCCACTTTACCGTTAGTCGCACCGGAGCCGTTTGTGAGCCCAGGCCAAACCGCAGGTCGCCGTGGCTGCACGACTGAAAACCGCGCGTTGGATACCATTCCTGCGTTTGCGTCAGGCTGTCGGTTTGCACGGTCACGGTAGCGCCGATGCCGAACGGATTCGAAACCAGTCCTTTAAAGCGAACACCGACGTAAGCCGATTGCGCCTGTTCGCGGCTGTGGTTCTTATAAATCCGTGCCGTTTCGTTCAAGTTATTGGTAACCAGGTCCAGATCGCCGTCGTTGTCCAGGTCTGCATACGCGCAGCCGTTGGAGGTCGCCGTCTCGTCGAAACCCCAGGCCTGCTGGTGGTTGCTGAACGTCAGGTTACGGTTGTTCCTGAAAATAAAGTTTTTCGTGCGGGTGGAGGGCATTTGCCGGATCAGTTCAATCGGAGAACGTTGGCCTGCTTCGGCTTCGTCGGAATACTTAACAAAGTCGCCGTTCGTGAAATCCCGCACCATACCGTTGCTGACGAATACGTCCTTGTAGCCGTCCAGATCAAAATCCGCGAGCAGCGTGCCCCAACTCCAGTCGGTATTGGAGACTCCCGCCAGCTGACCAATTTCGGCAAACTGCCCGTTGGCCTGTTGGACTTGCAGCATGTTGCGCATGTTCTGGTGCCAGAAACCGTTCAGGAGCTGGGCCTGATACACGTTCCAGCTGTCGGGCCAGGGCAGCAGTTTTTGCCGGGCGTTGCTTTCGGGCAGCATATCCAGCGTAAAAATATCGGGTAAGGCATCGTTGTTGACGTCGGCCACATCGACGCCCATTGACGAGTAGGAGGTATGCTCGATGCGCTCCCGCAATTCATCGCGGAAGGTTCCGTCGCGTTGGTTGATGTACAGGTAATCATCCTCCACAAAATCGTTGGTGACGTAAATATCCGGGTAACCGTCCTGGTTCAGATCAGAAATGGAAACGCCCAGCCCAAAGCCCAGTGGATTGCCTTTGATGCCCGCCTGTTCGGAAACATCCGTGAAATGCCCGTTGCCGTCGTTGCGAAAGAGCTTGTCACCGGCGTTGTAATCCCGCTCGGTCCGCATAACGGCGGCTTCTTTGCGCTGGTAGTCTTTCAGGTTGTGATTGATCAGAAAACAATCGAGGTCGCCGTCGCGGTCGTAATCGAAGAAGGTGGCCTGCACCGAATAGCCGGAATCGTCGAGGCCGTACCGGGCGGCCTGGTCCGTGAAGGTCAGATCGTGGTTGTTGATGAACAGCTGGTTTTTCCGCAGGGCATCCGGGCGCTGGCCGGAGTAACAGACATAGATGTCGAGCCAGCCGTCGGCGTTGATGTCCACCAGCGTTACGCCGGTTTTCCAGCCATTGGGCCGACCGGCTACCCCCGCCTTCTGCGTAATGTCCTCAAAATGCAAATCGCCTTTGTTGGCGTAAAGCTTGTTGGCTACCTGGTTGCCGGTCAAGAAGAGGTCGGCCAGGCCATCGTTGTTCAAGTCACCGACCGCCACACCGCCCCCGTTGTAGAAATACTCGAAGGCCAGAATGTTTTCCTGCTCGGTTTCCTCTAACTGGTTGATGAAGTGAACGCCGGTCTGCTGGGCGTCAAGCTTTTGAAACAACGGTTGATCAGACTGACAGGCACTCAACCAGAGACTGAGGGTAAAGATAAAAAGGTACCCGAATTTCATGTAAAAAGAATCCTCTCGCAAAAACACACGCCATTTGCTGACATACCTAACAAACGGAACAGCAGCCCGTGGTAGGCTGCTGTTCCGGGGTATTAATATTATGAAATTAATGGTTAATAACCAACATTCTGCTTCAGGTTCGGGTTGGTGTCGAGTGCCTGCTGCGGAATCGGGAAAACGATGCGGAAGGC
This Larkinella insperata DNA region includes the following protein-coding sequences:
- a CDS encoding VCBS repeat-containing protein, whose translation is MFQKLDAQQTGVHFINQLEETEQENILAFEYFYNGGGVAVGDLNNDGLADLFLTGNQVANKLYANKGDLHFEDITQKAGVAGRPNGWKTGVTLVDINADGWLDIYVCYSGQRPDALRKNQLFINNHDLTFTDQAARYGLDDSGYSVQATFFDYDRDGDLDCFLINHNLKDYQRKEAAVMRTERDYNAGDKLFRNDGNGHFTDVSEQAGIKGNPLGFGLGVSISDLNQDGYPDIYVTNDFVEDDYLYINQRDGTFRDELRERIEHTSYSSMGVDVADVNNDALPDIFTLDMLPESNARQKLLPWPDSWNVYQAQLLNGFWHQNMRNMLQVQQANGQFAEIGQLAGVSNTDWSWGTLLADFDLDGYKDVFVSNGMVRDFTNGDFVKYSDEAEAGQRSPIELIRQMPSTRTKNFIFRNNRNLTFSNHQQAWGFDETATSNGCAYADLDNDGDLDLVTNNLNETARIYKNHSREQAQSAYVGVRFKGLVSNPFGIGATVTVQTDSLTQTQEWYPTRGFQSCSHGDLRFGLGSQTAPVRLTVKWPDGKQQTLNPVNPNQVLTLDYQQASAPRENTQTAAKPLFEEITAPAFNHTIEPTNNFDRQLLLPMQYSYSGPRMAVGDIDGDGRQDVFVCGTPQQPGRFFRQTTAGFTPAQLTGAESRKNTDAVLADFNGDKRPDLYVVNGGYEVRETAHLQDQLWLNDGKGGFMPQPLPAETDNGSCVKVLDFDRDGDLDLFVGGHIKPSRFPAADESFLLRNDGKANFTRISLGKLGLVTDAVPLDLNRDGWPDLVLVGEWMPVTVLLNQKGVFSVEKAKTYEALAGWWNRIEKADLDGDGDDDLVIGNLGLNSQIRTSTEQPATLVYEDFDQNGTIDCFMNYYIQGKSYPAYSRDEIGEQMPSLRKIFTNYQTYSDATIDQFFTPDVLQKAQKKTISEVKTLLLENRNGELVPRPLPLQAQYAPVYGIAAQDVDRDGRPDLLLMGNNSTMRLRIGKIDANHGVLLSNRGNWQFAPVSSTASGIFVKGDVRDVKMAGDYVLVGVNNRPLRVFRRSR